Proteins co-encoded in one Anopheles moucheti chromosome X, idAnoMoucSN_F20_07, whole genome shotgun sequence genomic window:
- the LOC128307172 gene encoding protein mab-21 has protein sequence MLVPPEMIAVQSKLIYQMNKYCADRVQARKAQIHKTIQEVCRVVQDVLKEVEVQEPRFISSLNDYNGRYDGLEVVSPTEFEIIIYLNQMGVLNFVDDGTLPGCAVLKLSDGRKRSMSLWVEFITASGYLSARKIRSRFQTLVAQACDKCSYRDSVKMIADTTEVKLRIRERIIVQITPAFKCAGLWPRSASHWPLPQIPWPHPNIVSEVKTEGFDMLSKECIALQGKNSAMEGDAWVLSFTEAENKLLQGGCRRRCLSILKTLRDRHLDLPGNPVTSYVMKTLLLYECEKHPREMEWDENCMGDRINGIFLQLISCLQCRRCPHYFLPNMDLFKGKSPGALENASKQVWRLTRIMLTNSRCLEEL, from the exons ATGCTCGTCCCGCCCGAGATGATAGCGGTCCAGTCGAAGCTTATCTACCAGATGAACAAGTACTGCGCCGACCGGGTGCAGGCCCGCAAGGCACAGATACACAAAACCATCCAGGAGGTGTGCCGGGTGGTGCAGGACGTGCTGAAGGAGGTTGAGGTGCAGGAACCGCGCTTCATCTCCTCGCTCAACGATTACAACGGCCGGTACGATGGGCTCGAGGTCGTGTCGCCGACGGAGTTCGAAATCATCATCTACCTCAACCAAATGGGTGTGCTGAACTTTGTCGACGACGGCACACTGCCCGGCTGTGCCGTGCTGAAGCTGAGCGACGGCCGCAAGCGCTCCATGTCGCTGTGGGTCGAGTTCATAACCGCGTCCGGCTACCTGTCCGCCCGGAAGATCCGGTCCCGGTTCCAGACGCTCGTCGCCCAAGCCTGTGATAAGTGTTCGTACCGCGATTCGGTGAAAATGATTGCCGACACGACCGAGGTGAAGTTGCGTATTCGGGAGCGTATTATTGTGCAAATAACGCCCGCCTTCAAGTGTGCCGGCCTCTGGCCACGGTCCGCATCGCACTGGCCCCTGCCACAGATACCGTGGCCCCATCCGAACATCGTGTCCGAGGTGAAGACGGAGGGGTTCGACATGCTGTCGAAGGAGTGTATCGCACTGCAGGGGAAGAATTCGGCGATGGAGGGCGATGCCTGGGTGCTCAGCTTTACCGAAGCCGAAAACAAACTGCTACAAG GTGGTTGCCGAAGGCGTTGCCTCAGCATCCTGAAAACGTTGCGCGACCGGCATCTCGATCTGCCCGGCAACCCGGTCACCTCCTACGTGATGAagacgctgctgctgtacgAGTGCGAAAAGCATCCGCGCGAGATGGAATGGGACGAGAACTGCATGGGTGACCGCATCAACGGGATCTTTCTGCAGCTGATCTCCTGCCTGCAGTGTCGCCGGTGTCCGCACTACTTCCTGCCAAACATGGACCTGTTCAAGGGCAAATCGCCCGGTGCGCTCGAGAACGCATCGAAGCAGGTATGGCGGTTGACGCGGATCATGCTGACGAATTCGCGATGCCTCGAGGAGCTGTAG